The sequence below is a genomic window from Excalfactoria chinensis isolate bCotChi1 chromosome 17, bCotChi1.hap2, whole genome shotgun sequence.
ccaAGGGACCCCTCTGTGCCCCGCTGAGCCCAGCACCACTCCCGGCAGTGATGGCGGGCAGGATCTGGCCCCAACCCAGCCATAGTACAGGACAATATTCCCGCACCTCAAACAGCCCCCGATGCCTGCAGGAAAAGACCACCGCATTCTTTCTCCTCTTAACACGGCAAAGGGCTCCTGCCCCACAGACGCTGCTGTTCTGCCACGGGACACAGTTTTTGtgctccccccctccccagatTTGCTCTCACTTTGCATAAGAACAGGAGCTTTTGTTTCGAGGGATTTCATCCCCTCCACTGCCTGTTCTCCACCTCCAGCCTGAGCCGCCTTTGTCCTCGGCACATAAAGAACAAAAGGGGAGACGGAGAAAATACGATCTCGCCTGtaaatgggctttttttttcccccccaagtCGACCATGAAGCGTCGGATGCTCTTTAAGGACCCGGCTGATGAATGGCAGGGCATGGGGCTGCCATTAGCAGCAGATTGATCGGCTCTTGGCAGCGCTGCCAGGGCACTGAGCTCCGAGAGGtgagagaggaagagaatgaAGGGAAGTGCCGAGTGATTGGGAACAGTTTGCAGTCCCTGATAGTAATAAACGCATTCAGCAAATTGCGCTCTCGCCTCGGAGCAGCTGATGGTGATGTAcggcttttcttctctgaaccAGGGGGGGACCTCAGGTAAACAGGGGGGAAGATATCCATTCCTGCCGCGGTTTGTTCCCTCAACAGGGACTCTCCCTCCCAATCTGTCCTTTCATGCCTCCCATCAGCTACGCTTCCTTCCCACCTCCGTCCAGCGCTGCTTTCCAGGACTAACACGTTCACCTCCTGGAAGCATCACCCGCCCAGCTGAGCAGCTGAGCACCCCGAGAAACAGTTTGCAACTGCATTACAGATGGCATAATTACACCTAAGGAAAATAGGGCTGCCCTGTGTGTTTAAACACGGCTCtgatggagcagcaggctgcaagcagcGCTCATGCAGAGgtcacagctccagcactgctgagcaacGGAGCCGGCAGTGGGTGATCCTGGGCGGCCGCTGAACTTGGAATTAaggggagaaggagagagagtgaAATCCCATCGGCTGCTGCATCTCCTCTCGGCCGCTGCTCGCTATCTCCTTCCCTCGCCCAGAGCCGGCCCTGCCGCCGCCGATAAGCAGATAGCATCTAATCGCTGGGTGCACGCGCATCCTGCCGGCTGAGCTCCGCACGGCGTGCAGCCGGACGGCCACCCGCTGTCCCCAAGGGCACGGGGACACAGAGCTCGGGGACAAGCCCCTCAGCAGCGCCCTCCGCAGGGtgtttggggagggggaagcgTGGTTTTACTGGGGGGGGGTCAGCATCCCAAGCttcccccatccctgcagagctgcgaGATGAGAGTTTCTAATATCAAACTGGTAGCCAGAGGGTGAATTAAGGATGCTAATTGAATTTCGTTTGGCGGAGGAGCCGAGGCCGGTGGGAGGCAGGGAGGAAATGTATTTGATGTGTTCTAAAAGCTGCAGTTTCAGAAtgagatttctctctctctcttatttctttttttcccccttaattTAAAGCcggtcataaaaaaaaaagatccccTCTTTGAGGAGCTAATGACTCtcatgaattatttttgttgatttAGACGCCCACTCTGCTTTTAAATGATATTAATAAAGTCAAAGTGAATCTGTTCCCAGGCAGGAGATGGGATGGAGGGCACAGGACCATGCAGCATTTTAGGCCAAAACCTGGTGATTTTGGGGGGGCGAGGAGGCCAAACACCAAGCAGAGGGCTGTGCCCCCATGCTCCCACCTCCACCCCAATGGCGTTGGGATGTGGCATCAGCAttcagcattgctgctgctatggggcaCTTTCCATGCTGCTTTGGTTTTATTACGCCGCCTCATTCTCTGCTGTCTTTCTTCTGCGCCGCTGATTTACGTTGTTAGTGTTTTAATTACACAATTCAGCACTccttaaaacatgaaaaaccgCTCGGCTTTCGGAGCAATTAAAAGGCAGCGGAGTAGATCAGCCGATCTGGGCTGAGGGAAGTCAATCAAACAATCACAAAACTCATCCTTTTGGGGGGTGGAACTGCCCCACTCTGCATTGCTGCCATCTCCCACTGTCTGTCTCTATCTTCCATGGAACtccagcatccctgcagctgtCAGAGGGACGGAGCTGCCATCCTCCCCAGCACAAACAGCCCCTCGACGTGTGCTCACACAGAGGGGTCACCTCATTACAACAAGGATATTAACCACAACCCCATTGCAGCTCTGCGGGTGATGGCAATGAGGGGCACGGAGGGAGCGCAGCCCACCCACCACACGCAGCTGTGCACACTCGTGTGAGCTCACACCCACCACGTGTGCCCACGTCTGTGCACGAACAACCGGGGGACACCTCTCAATCAGCCCCGGCTGCTCCTCGGGTTAATTTGCGGCACCATTTGGCCTGAAGCTGCCCCGAATCAGCGGGTGCGGTGAGACGGACCGTCCGAGCCCGAAGAAGAACGCGGATTTGGGTCGGTTTGGGGGGATTTTGAGCGTGGTTCCAGCTTCCTCTTGTGGCCAAGAGGCTGCATTGCACTCAGGGCGGACCGGGGGGCTGTAGATTGGGAACCACGGGGCTCCGTAGGGCCGGAGCTCCTTCAGCAAGCACCGATCGAGAGGCCACGGCATCCCTTCTGTCCACACCGGCACCCGCTGCCCAGCCCCGCAATGCCCGCACGGTGCAGCGCCCACCAGCTCAGCGCAGCGCCGCTTCGCGTTCTCCCCGATGCTTTTTGTCCCTCTGCCCGCTCCGTATCGCATGGAAAAGGGGCGGGGCTTGAGGGGGGGGTGGCATCCCGGAAGCGGAAGTTTGTCCTCCGTTTTCCGGTCCCAGTAGTCGATCGACGCAGCGGTGAGTGCGGGGCCTCCCGGTATCCGCCGCCATCCGGGTCCGTGCGGAGCCGTGCGGCACCGGGGGGTGCGGGGCGGGCGGTGGGGACGCGGGGCGGGCCGATAGCGGGTGTCTGTTGATGGCGGGTGTGGGGCGGTGGTTGAGGCCgtgaggatgatgatgatgtgtTGACGAGCTGACGCCATCTTGGTTTCTGCCTCCCGCAGGTTGGAAGGAGCTGAGCCCGACCCGGATCATGGTGAggagggagcgggggggggggagcgcaGCGATGGGCTGCGGGACGCGATGCAGGACGGGGGGGGTGGGCTCTTGTTCCTTATGGGGTCCAGCAGGGGAAGAACCATCGTCCTTTGGTTCGTGTggatggatgggggggggtTTCTCCTTCAGGGTGAGGGAGGATGGGGGGTGTGGGAGCTGCTCCTGGCTCTGGGGGGGCATTAAGGGGGTCTGGGCTGAGCCCCGGCTGAGTGGCTGCACTGCAGGTGAAATACAGGCTGGGTATCAGCTCCCGTCCCTTATCCGTGCTGACTGTGTGTGGTTCATCTTTCAGCCTCGCAAGATTGAGGAGATCAAAGACTTTCTGCTGACAGCCAGGAGGAAGGATGCAAAGTGTGAGTGCTGGAGGTGCTTTAGGAGAGGGGTGAGGAATAAGGCTGTGGTGCTTCAGCAGTTCCCTCCATGATCAGGGCTGCAGGCCTGTATCACCCTCACGAGGCCGAGCAGCTCCATGTGTCTGCATGCAACACCAGTGGCATCTGCAACAGGTTTTGCTGAGCAAAGCCATCCtggctggagaggagctgcagggcaggaaggGATGGGGATATAATAGCAGGGCTGAGGTAGTCAAGGCTTGGCATTCGCTCACTTGGGTTTCTTGCACCGCTGTTCACTCGTGGGTGTTTTTGCCAACCCCAAGTTGCAACTGGTGGGAAGCTATTTGCAAATATTACCCTGTCTGTGACTTCGTACATCTCTGACAAGCTCAAAGATGCCGTTATGTTCAAACTCTGCGACACCTGACAAGCGAATCACACTTCAACACAAGTTTCCTATTGTTGCGAATACAAAGGCAGTTCTAATTGATAAGCTGGGAAAGACTTGTCTCAGTATTTAACAACGGGTGAGgagttttccctttctttttccctctgtttgGATGTAGCTGTCATGGGGAAAAGGCGCTTCAGTTCTGGGAGTGTTTTGTTAACTCAGCGGTGTGGGCGAGGGAGGGATAGCTTGGTGCACGCTGCTATTACAGTTGCTGACAGCTGCTTACAAAGCATTTCAATGCCTTTCAACTCGTTCTAGATTTTGCAGCAGCTCTTATTGCTTGTAACGTTGAGCTGCCAGGCTTGTGCAGTGGGAAAGgagagcagctgagcacagctctgagcaagcTGCTTAGGTAAAAACAGCCTGGTATGGCTATAAAGGAGATGAAGCGCTGCCTGTAGCCACGCAGAGTCGAGAGGACTCATTACAAgggtcagtgctgctgttcagatGCAAAGGGTTACACGAGGAAATCAGCGTGCATTGCTGTGCTCAGTTTGAGTTTTCCTCAGCATGTGGGGGCTTGCAGTTGTCCTCCGTGCTCAGGGGAAATAGAACTGGAGTGGGATTAGGTGGGATTTGTGCTTTCACAGGAAATACTCCTGCCTGGATGTGGTTTATAAAAGGGAACGTGTGGGGTTGCTGCTGTCCCACTAACTGGTTTCTTAACCCTGCAGCTGTCAAGATCAAGAAGAACAAGGACAATGTGAAATTCAAGGTGCGCTGCAGCCGGTACCTTTACACCCTGGTCATcacagacaaggagaaggcgGAGAAGCTGAAGCAGTCCTTGCCTCCAGGTATAACCCAGGGGCCAGCTCAACTCTgggtgctggtgctggagcacagctgggctgaGCATAGAAGGGAGGGCAGAAGGTGTGTTCTGTGAGCTGCCCAAGCAAATGCTGCTCAAACTTCAGGTGTGGATGTGGGGCTCTGactgctcacagctgcagcctgtgcaggcAGATAAAGGGAGCTGCCCCAGCCCATCCACAGCATAAGCTGCAGCTGCGTGTCTCTTGCAACAAGGGCAGATGCTCCTGGCCAGGCAGGCAGGGTGATGAGCCGCAGTTTGAActtctgttgtctttttctcctccctaGGTTTGGCTGTGAAGGAGCTGAAATGAACTGTTTGCATCTCCACGTTGATGACAATAAAAATTGGAACTGTTTCCAGGTGTCAGACTTGTCCTTTCCCAAACGGCGCAGTGCTGAAGCCGTTTGTGTTCCTTTAACTGCTCTAGGAGGGATGGCTTCTGCCATGCATGGCCTGGACCAGCTATTGCAGTGTGCCTGCTCACAGCCAGCCTGGTGCTGAgcatctccagctgctgctgtctgagctCATGGTGTGTCCCCTTGTCGTCCCATTAGGGTACAGTTTGCTTATGGGGCCCTTATGGCAGTTGGAGGGACGTGGTGCCTCTAGCACTGAGGTGATGGGATGCAACACCCTGATATCATTAGGGTGATGGAGGGAGCAGAGCGATAGGATTCAGTGGTCCTTGTAACGGGCAGCCATGGGTGTGCAGTGCCCCAATGCAAAGAGGTGATGGGGCCGTTCGGGCTGGGCGGGCCCTTTAACCCGGTTCGACTGTCCCACAAAGAAGCACAAGAGCCGAAGGGGGCGTGGCCTCGTTGATGGGCGTGGTTACTCGTAGTGGGCGTGGCCTGGAGGGCGGAGCGCGGCGTGGCGGCTCGTTGCCCCCCGCCATCAGCGGCCCCAGCCCGGCCGGCCCCGCCATGCCGCCCGCCCGCGCCGATTACCTGGCGCCCTGGTGGGCGGCCTGGCTGCACGGTTTGCCCCACCGCGACCTGCGTCTGCAGCCCGTGTCCGCCGCCTTCCGCCCGCGGGACCCCGACTACCAGCAGGTACCGACCCAACGCCGTGCGGTCCCGTTACGCGGAGCATCCCAAACGCTGCGATGCCTCCCCAGCTCCGCGCCCACCCTGCGCCGCGGGGACGGGAACGGGCACCGCTTCCTCTTTCCCCTTGTGACCGTCCCGTGGGAAGCCCCGCcgctctgcccccccccccccccccccagcgcCTCTTCCCCGAATCGCCCTTCGAGCCGCTCGGCGTCCCCTTTCCCTCCGCAGTCGCTGCTTTTCTTCGCCTTGGTGTCCGCCGTCTGCCTCGGcctcaacctcctcttcctcaccGTCTAcctgatctgctgctgctgctgcaaacgGGACCAGGAGCCCGACGCCAAACGGCCCCGCTCCTGCTGTGTCACCTGGATGGCCGTCACCGCCGGGCTTATCTGCTGGTGAGGGTTGCTGCCACTGCCGGGCATCACCTCCCTGCCCGCCCCACACCGGGGCAGCCCCGGGGTCCCGTCCCCATCCCTTTCCCGCCCTCCCACTAATCCCAACCGGTCACTAATCCCAGCCCGTGGCAGATGGCGGGCAGTGCTGTGACCCAGCTGGCAGCCCCGAGCGGCCACGCTTCGTTGTGACCATCCTTAATTGTGGATTGTGGCCACCATTAATTGTGGCCGCAGCAATTAGACGAGGGGCAGCGACGCTTTGCCCTGCCCACCCCTTCTCTTGTAACCCCCCCCCTTCGAGCCCCCCAGGAGCAGCACGCGGTTCCCTTTGGTTGCTCAGCAGACAAAGGCTCGCTGTCTGCCTGTGAgcgctgtgctgagcagcaaaTGTCCCCGCTGAGCTCCCTGCACCTGTCCCATGATCTCTCCCCAAtcccaaagcagagcacagggacgtggtgctcacagcccccccccccggggGCTTCGAATGCAGCCGGATCTTGGGCTGAGACCAAATGGGAGCCGTTGGGTTGgtgtttgttattgttattggtgaggctgcagcacacGCTGGGGTTGGGTGCATCCCTGCTCGGAGCTGCTTTGCCCACTGTGCTGCTTGTCAGCAATGGGTGTTTTCCAGCTCCTTCCCCTAATCTGCTTTGCCTTGATCTCTCTGGGTCTGGCAGGATCCAGCGCCCAGCCCGGGCTTGGGTATCACCAAATCAGAGCGTGTCCCCATTGCAGCGCTGTCCATTGGTGTCCCCAAGCCACGGTCACCAAATCAGAGCAGGTCCCCATTGCAATGCTGTCCTCATCCCCATGGCCATACACTGCCTTGGGGTGAGCATTTCCCCCTCCTCTAACCTGGGTCTCCTCTTTGCCTCCAGCACGGCTGTCGGTATCGGCTTCTATGGGAACAGTGAGACCAATGATGGGGTGTACCAGCTGCTCTACGCCCTGGACAATGCCAACCACACCCTGACTGGCATCGACACACTGGTAGGGCTGTGAGaccccccccaaaccccctcCGTGCccctgggtgctgctctgctgcacactCATAGCTTTACCTTGCAAAGCCTCGggcagaaagcactgaaaatctACCTGAAATGGGACTGGTGTTCTCATTGCAGGAAAGGGGGCTTGAAGGGACCCTCCCCAGCCATGCcacagggctgagctgagcccCCTGGGGCAACTGGGCTGAGTTGAGCACAGGAGGCTGACGTCAGCCCTGCAGAATGGGGCCTTTGTGTTGTGTTATCCGTGCCGGGGCCGTCCCCGCTGTGCCTCAGCTGCCCTTTCCTGCTGCATCCCTTGATTTGGGGATGTAGATATCTGCCCAAAAGGCAGGGCTATCCCCACCACCCCTCCCCACTCTAGCTCTCGTTCGTG
It includes:
- the RPL38 gene encoding large ribosomal subunit protein eL38 codes for the protein MPRKIEEIKDFLLTARRKDAKSVKIKKNKDNVKFKVRCSRYLYTLVITDKEKAEKLKQSLPPGLAVKELK